Part of the Virgibacillus natechei genome is shown below.
ACGATATCGTAAAGTTGATGAGGACTTCTTTGAGGAACTTGAAGAAGTGCTGATATCCGCAGATGTTGGGGTTATGACCGTTATGGATCTAATTGATGAATTAAAAATGGAAGTTAAACGGCAAAATATTAAAGATACCAAAGAGGTTAAAGATGTTATTTCACAAAAGTTGGTAGATATATATTATGCGGACGATGATGAACAACTAGAGGCGTTAAATATTCAAGCAAATGAGTTGTCCGTTATATTAGTTGTAGGTGTTAATGGTGCAGGGAAAACCACTTCCATCGGAAAATTAGCACATCAATTGAAGCAACAGGGAAAGAATGTTGTACTAGCAGCTGGTGATACATTTCGCGCTGGGGCAATTGAACAATTGGAAATATGGGGCGAACGTGCTGATGTTGATGTTATTAAACAAAGTCCCGGAAGCGACCCTGCGGCAGTCATATATGATGGAATAAAGGCTGCTAAAGCACGTGATGCTGATGTTTTGATTTGTGATACGGCAGGTAGGCTTCAGAATAAAGTGAATTTAATGAATGAACTTTCGAAAGTGAAACGAGTAATTGAAAGAGAAGTACCTGGTGCTCCGCACGAAGTCTTGCTCGTATTAGACGCGACAACAGGACAAAATGCATTAAGCCAAGCAAAAACTTTTTCTGAAGCGACGAATGTTTCTGGGATTGTTTTGACAAAATTAGATGGAACTGCCAAAGGTGGAATTGTTTTGGCCATACGTAATGAATTAAAAGTCCCTGTTAAATTTGTAGGACTTGGTGAACAAGTTGATGATTTACAGAATTTTAATGCCCATGCCTTTGTTTATGGACTATTTGCTGACATTCTGGAAGAAGAATAACAGCGGAAATTCCCTTGACACTGGAATAGGTTATTCGTTATTATTAATTGTAAAGTAATTTCACTTAACAAGGAGTGGATGGGATTGCTCGAGAAAACAACTCGTATGAATTATTTATTTGATTTTTATCAAGCATTGCTGACACTCAAACAGCGAAATTATATGGAAATGTATTTTATAGAGGATTATTCACTGGGTGAAATTTCCGAATTGAATTTGGTTTCAAGACAAGCTGTGTATGATAATATTAAGAGAACCGAAACAATTCTTGAATCCTATGAACAGCATTTACATTTATATGATAAGTTCAAGAAACGTACCAGCCTTATAGATGAAATGGAGAAAACTGTTTCGACTAAGGGTGATAACGATGATTTGTTGAAAATGATTAATCAACTAAAAGAATTAGATTAGGGGGACCTTCCATGGCATTTGAAGGACTGGCCGACCGCCTGCAAGGTACAATAAAAAAAATTACTGGCAAAGGCAAGGTGAGTGAGCAGGACGTAAAAGAAATGGCGCGTGAAGTTCGCCTTGCCCTTCTCGAAGCCGATGTTAATTTTAAAGTAGTAAAAGATTTAATTAATCGAATTAAAGAACGTGCTGTTGGACAGGAAGTAATGGAAAGTCTAACACCAGGTCAACAGGTAATTAAGGTAGTTAGAGAAGAGCTAACCACGCTAATGGGTGGTGAACAAAGCAAAATTGCTGTAGCCGATAGAGCACCAACCGTAATTATGATGGTTGGACTGCAAGGTGCAGGTAAAACGACAACGACAGGAAAACTGGCTAATCACCTACGTAAAAAGCATAATCGTTCACCATTACTTGTAGCAGCTGATATTTACCGGCCAGCAGCGATTAATCAGTTGGAAACACTTGGAGAGCAACTGGATATGCCTGTATTTTCAATGGGAAATGATGTTAACCCAGTTGATATTGCTAAAAAGGCGATCGAGCAAGCTAAAGCAGAACATAATGACTATGTAATCATTGATACTGCGGGTCGTTTGCATATTGATAATGAACTGATGGATGAATTACAACAAATTAAATCAAGTGTAAAGCCGGATGAGACATTTTTAGTTGTTGACTCTATGACAGGTCAGGATGCTATTAATGTTGCAGATAGCTTCAACGAACAACTTGATGTATCAGGTGTTGTGTTGACGAAGCTGGATGGTGATACGCGAGGTGGTGCAGCTTTATCCATAAAAGCTGTCACAGATAAACCAATTAAATTTGCTGGTGTGGGTGAAAAAACAGATGACTTTGAAGCATTTCATCCAGAGCGAATGGCATCGAGAATTCTTGGTATGGGAGATGTTTTGTCGTTAATTGAAAAAGCGGAGACAAACGTCGATGAGAAGCAAGCAAAAGAATTAGAAACGAAAATGCGTAATGCCTCATTTACCTTCGATGACTTTTTAGAGCAAATGGGACAGGTGAAAAATATGGGGCCATTAGATGATTTAATGGCGATGATCCCTGGAGCAGGAAAAATGAAAGGTCTGAAAAATGCGCAATTGGATGAAAAGCAACTCGTACATGTTGAAGCCATTATCCAATCCATGACGAAGAAAGAGCGTCAGGAGCCAAGTATTATGAATGCTAGTCGTAAAAAACGTATCGCTAAAGGGTCAGGTACATCTGTTTCTCAAGTGAATCGATTGCTGAAGCAATTTGAAGAAATGAAGAAAATGATGAAGCAAATGACCGGCACTCAGAAAGGTAAGAAAGGCAAAGGTATGAATCTTCCATTCATGTAATAAACACGTATTTATAGTATGTTTTATTGCTTGTAATGGAAAAGTCCTTTACAGACTTCCAGGTATCTGTTAGAATTTAAAATTGTGTAATACATTGTTATTGGAGGTGTAAGAAAAATGGCAGTTAAAATTCGTCTAAAACGCATGGGATCTAAAAGGAATCCATTTTACCGTATTGTTGTAGCTGATTCACGTTCGCCACGTGATGGACGTGCTATCGAACAAATTGGAACATATAACCCTGTAGTTAATCCAATTGAAATTAAACTAGATGAAGAAAAAGCGCTTGACTGGATGACAAAAGGCGCTAAACCAAGTGATACAGTACGAAACCTTTTCTCAAAAGAAGGCATCATGAAGAAATTTCACGACCAGAAAAACCAATAGTAAAGTAGTGTGATATCATGAAAGCCCTAATTGAAACTATTGTTACATCCTTAGTTGATCATCCTGAAGACATCGTTGTGAGTGAATCAGAAGAAGATACAAAAATTGTTTATCATCTTACTGTGAACCAAGATGATGTCGGTAAGGTGATCGGCAAAAATGGACGTATTGCAAAGGCTATCCGAACAGTAGTTTACGCTTCTAAAACGGATGCTGAAAAGCGAATTTATTTGGATATTATGTAAAAGGGAAAGAGTCTTACCTCTTTCCCTTTTTATCGCAGTTTAACAGGCAGGTTGACTAAATACGGGCACTTCATATGCCAATATCGGTACCAGCATGTTTGATCGACGCATCCACTGAACGGAGTTTCACTTTAAGTGGCCACACTTTATACATCTCAGTAAGAACGAATTAAAAGATGTTTGTGAGAGTGAGGAATTAATAATGAAAATAATAAAGAAAGTACTAATCAAACAAGTTATCACAGAGAAAAGCAAAGAGAAATTACAAAAAAATTTTAGTGAATCAAAAATACGACTTGAACAAGAGTGTCAACGACTGCGATTTGAACAACGAAAGCTAGAAAATAAAGCAGAAGTATCCAAACAAGATATTGCGAAGCGTTTTCAGCGGGAAATAAATAAACGTAAAGAAAAAATGCAGCTTGCAGACTTTAAAATCGAGCAGTTAGACGTGCTTGAACTTGGTAGTGAAATAACGGAAAAAGAAGTTGAAGCTCTTGTTGAAGTGGGTATTGGATCACATTGGGATGAAATTATGGGGGAAAGAGCGATTGTAATCAAAGACGATTTTGTAATTCGAATAGATAATTAGTAGGGTGATAAAATGAATGAAAAAATGTTTAATATAGGAAAAATTATAAATACACATGGAGTACGTGGTGAAGTAAAAGTGCTGAGAATTAGTGATTTTGAGGAGCGCTTTGCAGTAGGAGAAACCGTATATGCAGTAAAAGAATCCGAAGAAGAGATTGAGTTAGTGATTGGTTCCCATCGTATCCATAAAGGTTTTGACTTACTTATATTTGAAGGATACGATAATATTAATGATGTTGAACATTTGAAAGGGTCGCAATTAAAAATAACGGAAGGTCAGCTTACGGCATTAGATGAGGGCGAATTTTACTACCATGAAATAATTGGTTGTGAAGTATTTACAAATAATGAAGAACATCTAGGTATTATAAAGGAAATTCTATCGCCTGGTGCTAATGATATATGGGTGGTAAAACAAGCACAAGGCAATGATCTACTAATCCCTTATATAGAAGATGTTGTTAAGGAAATAGATATAGAAGCGCAGCGGATTTTAATTGAACCAATGGAAGGACTGTTAGATTAATGCATATCGACATATTAACCTTATTTCCTGAAATGGTGTCA
Proteins encoded:
- the ftsY gene encoding signal recognition particle-docking protein FtsY, producing the protein MSFMQKLKNKFKQDEETEEVSTKYKEGMKKTRHSFSGKINDLIARYRKVDEDFFEELEEVLISADVGVMTVMDLIDELKMEVKRQNIKDTKEVKDVISQKLVDIYYADDDEQLEALNIQANELSVILVVGVNGAGKTTSIGKLAHQLKQQGKNVVLAAGDTFRAGAIEQLEIWGERADVDVIKQSPGSDPAAVIYDGIKAAKARDADVLICDTAGRLQNKVNLMNELSKVKRVIEREVPGAPHEVLLVLDATTGQNALSQAKTFSEATNVSGIVLTKLDGTAKGGIVLAIRNELKVPVKFVGLGEQVDDLQNFNAHAFVYGLFADILEEE
- a CDS encoding putative DNA-binding protein: MLEKTTRMNYLFDFYQALLTLKQRNYMEMYFIEDYSLGEISELNLVSRQAVYDNIKRTETILESYEQHLHLYDKFKKRTSLIDEMEKTVSTKGDNDDLLKMINQLKELD
- the ffh gene encoding signal recognition particle protein, with product MAFEGLADRLQGTIKKITGKGKVSEQDVKEMAREVRLALLEADVNFKVVKDLINRIKERAVGQEVMESLTPGQQVIKVVREELTTLMGGEQSKIAVADRAPTVIMMVGLQGAGKTTTTGKLANHLRKKHNRSPLLVAADIYRPAAINQLETLGEQLDMPVFSMGNDVNPVDIAKKAIEQAKAEHNDYVIIDTAGRLHIDNELMDELQQIKSSVKPDETFLVVDSMTGQDAINVADSFNEQLDVSGVVLTKLDGDTRGGAALSIKAVTDKPIKFAGVGEKTDDFEAFHPERMASRILGMGDVLSLIEKAETNVDEKQAKELETKMRNASFTFDDFLEQMGQVKNMGPLDDLMAMIPGAGKMKGLKNAQLDEKQLVHVEAIIQSMTKKERQEPSIMNASRKKRIAKGSGTSVSQVNRLLKQFEEMKKMMKQMTGTQKGKKGKGMNLPFM
- the rpsP gene encoding 30S ribosomal protein S16; the protein is MAVKIRLKRMGSKRNPFYRIVVADSRSPRDGRAIEQIGTYNPVVNPIEIKLDEEKALDWMTKGAKPSDTVRNLFSKEGIMKKFHDQKNQ
- a CDS encoding KH domain-containing protein; this translates as MKALIETIVTSLVDHPEDIVVSESEEDTKIVYHLTVNQDDVGKVIGKNGRIAKAIRTVVYASKTDAEKRIYLDIM
- a CDS encoding YlqD family protein, with product MKIIKKVLIKQVITEKSKEKLQKNFSESKIRLEQECQRLRFEQRKLENKAEVSKQDIAKRFQREINKRKEKMQLADFKIEQLDVLELGSEITEKEVEALVEVGIGSHWDEIMGERAIVIKDDFVIRIDN
- the rimM gene encoding ribosome maturation factor RimM (Essential for efficient processing of 16S rRNA), whose amino-acid sequence is MNEKMFNIGKIINTHGVRGEVKVLRISDFEERFAVGETVYAVKESEEEIELVIGSHRIHKGFDLLIFEGYDNINDVEHLKGSQLKITEGQLTALDEGEFYYHEIIGCEVFTNNEEHLGIIKEILSPGANDIWVVKQAQGNDLLIPYIEDVVKEIDIEAQRILIEPMEGLLD